The Brassica oleracea var. oleracea cultivar TO1000 chromosome C7, BOL, whole genome shotgun sequence sequence CCCTGTTTAAACAAATCCACAACAAGTTTGCAACGATGTCTGGTAAGTTTGATGTTGTGATCTGGATCGTGGTGTCTCAAGGTGCAAGTATCTCGAAGCTTCAAGAAGATATTGCACAGAAGCTACGTCTTTGCGACGACCAGTGGACACGGAAAAACGAAAGTGATAAAGCCACGGAGATGCACAGAGTTTTAAAAGGGACGCGGTTTGTTTTAATGCTTGATGACATATGGGAGAAAGTTGATTTAGAAGCCATCGGAGTTCCGGAACCGACTAGAGAAAATGGATGCAAAGTAGCATTCACCACACGTTCCAAGGAAGTATGTGGGAGGATGGGAGATCATGAACCGATGCAAGTCAAGTGTTTGGAAAGAGATCAAGCGTGGGAGTTGTTTAGAATCAAGGTTGGAGAGAGTACGTTAAGTAGAGATCCCAACATTGTCGAGCTTGCAAGGAAGGTCGCTGAGAAATGCCATGGTCTGCCTTTAGCGCTCAGTGTTATCGGTGAGACAATGTCGTATAAAACGACGGTACAAGAATGGGAGCATGCAATAGATGTTTTGACTAGATCCGCAGCAGAGTTTTCTGACATGGAAAACAAGATTCTTCCGATTCTGAAGTATAGCTACGATAACTTGGCGGATGAACATATCAAATCATGTTTTCTGTATTGTGCTCTCTTTCCGGAAGACTATGAGATAGTTAAAGAGAGTTTGATAGAATGCTGGATATGCGAGGGATTCATCGGGGAGTACCAAGTCTTGAAAAGCGCTGTGAATAAAGGTTATGAGCTACTATGTACCCTTATCCGTGCAAATCTACTAACGGAGTTTGGTACAATAAAGGTTGGGATGCATGACGTGATTCGAGAAATGGCTCTATGGATTGCATCGGATTTGGGGAAACAGAAAGAGAGTTTTGTCGTGCAAGCTGCTGTCGGACTACATGATGTACCAAAAGTTAAGGATTGGGGAGCTGTGAGAAGGATGTCATTAATTGGTAATCATATTAAAGATATAACACAACCTATAAGCATGTGTTCTCAACTTACTACGCTTCTCCTACAGAAAAATGGTTTGGACTATCTATCAGGTGAATTCATCCAATCTATGCAAAAGTTAGTTGTTTTGGATCTATCTAGAAATGACATCATTGGTGGACTTCCAGAGCAGATATCAGAGCTGACCTCCTTGCAGTATCTTGACGTGTCCTATACAAATATACGTCAACTGCCAGCTAGTTTCCGAGGGTTAAAGAAGCTAACTCACCTGAATTTGACTGGTACAGAAAGACTTTGTAGTATCCGAGGGATATCAAAGCTGTCGAGCTTAACAAGTTTGAAACTACTAAATTCTAAAGTTCATGGAGATGTTAACTTAGTGAAGGAGCTGCAGCACTTGGAGCATCTACAAGTTCTAACCATTAGTATATCTACGGACTCAGGCTTGGAGGAACTGTTAGGCGATCAAAGGCTGGCGAAGTGCATCGATTCTCTGAGTATTCGTCGTCTCAATATTACCCTCGATGTTCAGCTAAGACCAATCTACTTATCGTTGCTGATGAGTATGGAGAATCTCCGTCACATCAATGTCACAAACATTGATGTCTCAGAGATTGATACCAATGAAAACTGGAGGAAAAGCAAGAGAAACTCGTCTGGTTTACACAATCCGACGGTTCCATATTTCTTCACCAACCTCTCCACCGTGGGGATAGTTGACTTGAATGGCATGACGGATCTGACTTGGCTGCTGTTTGCTCCGAATCTTGTCAAACTCCACGTTGGAAATTCAGAAGAAGTGAAAGAGATTATAAACAAAAAGAAAGCGAAAAAGGTTACAGGTACTTCACCTCCTTTTCAGAAATTAGAAATGATATTGTTGGAAGGGTTGCCGAAGCTGGAGAGTATCTACTGGACTCCTCTTCCCTTTCCATTTTTGAAGAAAATAGTGAAACTAGAGTGTCCCAAGCTGAGAAAGCTTCCCTTAAATGCTACAAGCGTCTCACGAGTTGATGAGCTTTCAATAGTAATGAAGCCTGAAGAGGAAGCTCAGCTTGAATGGGAGGACGAAGATACCAAAAATCGTTTCTCGCCTGTAATCAGTCTGGTAACTATTTTTTTTTCTTATCCTCTCTCGCTCTATGTCAGCATGAGGTGTGCATCATCATTACTAGGCTGATATGATCCATTTGCAAAATAAATATATACCCAACAAAAAAATTTGGAACACATAATAGAAAATTATTTTGAGATTTAGGAATGTTATTGAATGATCTCTTCAAATGATCAAACCACCAATCTTTCTTCTGTCTTACTTTCACATTTATTAAGCAAGAATTATATGGGAGAAGAAAAAAATATCAAAAAATTAGAAACGGATTATAATCTTTTTCAGATTCTTAATATAGTTTAGAGATTAAATATGAAAAAGATTTTGCAGAAAAAAATTTTGTGTTAAAAAAATTTAGAATATATATGTTGTTCTTTCAATTTCAGTGCGTTCCAACTAATGTCACTAACTTTGTGTTCTGTTTTTCTTTTGTTTTTGGTTTTCATCAGGGTAGAGAGATGTAAACACCCTTCAATCTGGCTCCAGGCTTCTATATCTGATGTTTTCTCTTCCAGTTTCTTGATGTGTTGTTGTTCATTTGGATTATTGATTGTATCATTGCTTTTCCTTTGCATAAGAGGCTGTTGTGTTGTTTAACGTAAGACATTAAATGTATCACTTGAAATATGTTATCATTCTCCTAGTTTTTCAAAAAAGAAAAGTATACTTTTCAAACAGTTTATATGCTCTTAGGAAATAGATCTTTCTAAGAGTGTGTGTGATGCCTGCACTTTTACTGAGGATTTTGATTTTGGATTGTGACCAATGGAAAAAGGAGTCAACAAGAGGAGTAAGAGTAAAGATTTAGCCACTCGCTTTTTTGCTATGGTAACATTCTTCTAGTGTTGTCTGATGATGAGGGAAGCGATGATGCTGAAGACAAAAGAAACTTCTTAAATTACAAGTTCCTAATGTGATGGCCAAGAGGCTAAAGACTTGACATTGAATAAATAGAAGATTGAAGTATCATTCTCAAATCTCAACAGTGCTCGTCTCTTATACGACAAGTATTACAAGCTTAGCGTGTCAATATGCAAACAAAGTGGAAAAGATGAAAACAGAGAGCTTACACAATCCTTTAATACAAAAACAAACTGATCTCGTCTGTTCAAATGAAGCTACTGTACTTGTGATCACATTCACACATCGTCTCTACTCCGATGCTCCACGAGCAATTGCTCCAGTTCTTCCCTGCGTCTGTCTATCTCCTGCAACATCAAGGGTCAATGATTTAGAAGCCATCTGAGGAATGGAATGCACATATAGACACTACAATAAACTCAA is a genomic window containing:
- the LOC106301815 gene encoding probable disease resistance protein At1g61190 isoform X2 — protein: MLKPVQVWLTRVESFNTRVDDTLSTSPAQLQKLCLCAICSKNVCLSYNYGRRVFLLLEEVKKLKSEGNFQELTELTMICEVVERPTRTTIGQEEMLETAWERLMEEEVAIMGLHGMGGVGKTTLFKQIHNKFATMSGKFDVVIWIVVSQGASISKLQEDIAQKLRLCDDQWTRKNESDKATEMHRVLKGTRFVLMLDDIWEKVDLEAIGVPEPTRENGCKVAFTTRSKEVCGRMGDHEPMQVKCLERDQAWELFRIKVGESTLSRDPNIVELARKVAEKCHGLPLALSVIGETMSYKTTVQEWEHAIDVLTRSAAEFSDMENKILPILKYSYDNLADEHIKSCFLYCALFPEDYEIVKESLIECWICEGFIGEYQVLKSAVNKGYELLCTLIRANLLTEFGTIKVGMHDVIREMALWIASDLGKQKESFVVQAAVGLHDVPKVKDWGAVRRMSLIGNHIKDITQPISMCSQLTTLLLQKNGLDYLSGEFIQSMQKLVVLDLSRNDIIGGLPEQISELTSLQYLDVSYTNIRQLPASFRGLKKLTHLNLTGTERLCSIRGISKLSSLTSLKLLNSKVHGDVNLVKELQHLEHLQVLTISISTDSGLEELLGDQRLAKCIDSLSIRRLNITLDVQLRPIYLSLLMSMENLRHINVTNIDVSEIDTNENWRKSKRNSSGLHNPTVPYFFTNLSTVGIVDLNGMTDLTWLLFAPNLVKLHVGNSEEVKEIINKKKAKKVTGTSPPFQKLEMILLEGLPKLESIYWTPLPFPFLKKIVKLECPKLRKLPLNATSVSRVDELSIVMKPEEEAQLEWEDEDTKNRFSPVISLGREM
- the LOC106301815 gene encoding probable disease resistance protein At1g61190 isoform X1 — protein: MGNCMSFQPSCDATLDRAISVLCSKGYIGNLKKNLRDLQRETEDLRAIQDVVKNKVAREKIKHRHMLKPVQVWLTRVESFNTRVDDTLSTSPAQLQKLCLCAICSKNVCLSYNYGRRVFLLLEEVKKLKSEGNFQELTELTMICEVVERPTRTTIGQEEMLETAWERLMEEEVAIMGLHGMGGVGKTTLFKQIHNKFATMSGKFDVVIWIVVSQGASISKLQEDIAQKLRLCDDQWTRKNESDKATEMHRVLKGTRFVLMLDDIWEKVDLEAIGVPEPTRENGCKVAFTTRSKEVCGRMGDHEPMQVKCLERDQAWELFRIKVGESTLSRDPNIVELARKVAEKCHGLPLALSVIGETMSYKTTVQEWEHAIDVLTRSAAEFSDMENKILPILKYSYDNLADEHIKSCFLYCALFPEDYEIVKESLIECWICEGFIGEYQVLKSAVNKGYELLCTLIRANLLTEFGTIKVGMHDVIREMALWIASDLGKQKESFVVQAAVGLHDVPKVKDWGAVRRMSLIGNHIKDITQPISMCSQLTTLLLQKNGLDYLSGEFIQSMQKLVVLDLSRNDIIGGLPEQISELTSLQYLDVSYTNIRQLPASFRGLKKLTHLNLTGTERLCSIRGISKLSSLTSLKLLNSKVHGDVNLVKELQHLEHLQVLTISISTDSGLEELLGDQRLAKCIDSLSIRRLNITLDVQLRPIYLSLLMSMENLRHINVTNIDVSEIDTNENWRKSKRNSSGLHNPTVPYFFTNLSTVGIVDLNGMTDLTWLLFAPNLVKLHVGNSEEVKEIINKKKAKKVTGTSPPFQKLEMILLEGLPKLESIYWTPLPFPFLKKIVKLECPKLRKLPLNATSVSRVDELSIVMKPEEEAQLEWEDEDTKNRFSPVISLGREM